The DNA segment GCCCCTTCCTCTATACGGGCGCCTGGTACGGACTCCTGGGCGGGCTGACGGCCTGGCTGCTGGTGACGCTGGCGATCCTGATCCTGCAAGGCTCGGTCTCGCGACTGGCCTCGCTCTACCACAGCGAATTCAGGCTCACCGGCCTGGGATTCGTCGATACCCTCAATATGCTCAGCGCCGGCATCCTGCTGAGCTTCACCGGCAGCTGGCTGGCGGTCAACCATCATCTGCAAGGTGCCAAGCCCACTTGAATGTTCTATGGGACGGGCGACTCGGCCAGTCGCACGTTCGCCGGCAATTCGATCCGCATACTGATGGGCAGATGGTCCGAGAGCGCATAGTCGACCACGCGCGCCGCGACGACCTCGATCGGGCGTGAGACCAGGATGTGGTCGAGATTGTGACGCGGACGCCAGCTCGGGAAGGTCTTGAGTTCGCAGTCCAGGCCGCGCATTCCGGAGCGGCGAACCATGTTGCGCAGTTCCTTGGAGCTACAGCCGCAGTTGAAGTCGCCCATCAGCACCAGATAGGGATACGTATGGGCGAGCCGGCTCAGATACTCCAGTTGGAGCCGGCGCGCGTTCCAGCCGAGCGCCAGATGCACGATACCGATGGCCAGCACCCCGCCGTCGTCGAGCGCGAACTCGGCCACCACCACGCCGCGCCCCGGCAGACCCGGCAGGCGATGCTCGGTGATGCAGGCCGGGCGCGGACGGGCGAGCAGTCCGTTGCTGTGCTGGGCAAAGGGCGCCAGATTGCGGTTGACCTGACGGTACCAGTGCGGAAAGGCGCCCTGCGTGGCCAGATACTGGGTCTGGTCGACATAGGAACTGCGCAGACTGCCGGCGTCGACCTCTTGCAGTCCGACGACGTCGAACTGACGCAGTAACTGGGCGATGCGCGCCAGATTGGTCAGACGCTCCGGATGGGGCAGCAGATGCTTCCAGCTATTGACCAGATAGTCGCTGTACTGACGCGACTCGATGCCGGCCTGGACGTTGTAGCTGAGCAGATTCAGTTGGCGCATGTCGGGGTTCCGACCGGCAGCGGCAGTTGGCGCGGAGACTGGATGCGCAGTCGCTTGTAGCGCGCCTGCTCGCCGCTGAGGATCTCGACCTGGGACAGCGTCACCTCGAAGGCATCGGCGATGAAGCGGCGCAGCGCCTGATTGGCCTTGCCCTCGACCGGCGGCGCCTTGAGCCGTACCCGGTAGTAGTCGCCGCTGGGGTCCGGCTCGACGAAGGCGTCCTTGGGTGCACGCGGCTGCACCCGCACGCGCAGCTCCAGATCCTCGCCGTCCCAGCGATACCAGCTCATCGCGACCGCCGACCCGTCAGAAGGGGCTGGCGACCAGCCATTTGAGCGGCGGGATCAGCAGCATGTTGAGCAGCACCAGACCGATCATGACCAGCATCGGCGCGAGATCGATGCCGCCGATCGGTCGGATCACGCGCTGGGCCGGACGCATCACGGGCGCGGTCAGCCGGTCCAGCAGCGCGGTCGCCGGATTATAGGGATCGGGATTGACCCAGCTCAGGATGACCCGGATCAGGATCGCGAACAGGAAGATGTTGATGAAGAGTTCGGCCATGCTCGGGATCGCCCAGCCGAAGGCGCCGAACAGCGAGCGGTCCAGTCCGACGACCAGCGC comes from the Allochromatium tepidum genome and includes:
- a CDS encoding DUF167 domain-containing protein, which codes for MSWYRWDGEDLELRVRVQPRAPKDAFVEPDPSGDYYRVRLKAPPVEGKANQALRRFIADAFEVTLSQVEILSGEQARYKRLRIQSPRQLPLPVGTPTCAN
- a CDS encoding endonuclease/exonuclease/phosphatase family protein, which translates into the protein MRQLNLLSYNVQAGIESRQYSDYLVNSWKHLLPHPERLTNLARIAQLLRQFDVVGLQEVDAGSLRSSYVDQTQYLATQGAFPHWYRQVNRNLAPFAQHSNGLLARPRPACITEHRLPGLPGRGVVVAEFALDDGGVLAIGIVHLALGWNARRLQLEYLSRLAHTYPYLVLMGDFNCGCSSKELRNMVRRSGMRGLDCELKTFPSWRPRHNLDHILVSRPIEVVAARVVDYALSDHLPISMRIELPANVRLAESPVP
- a CDS encoding YggT family protein, whose protein sequence is MTGSYLLDPLVFLIRTLFGLYIAVVALRFLLQWVRADFYNPISQFVVRVTTPVLRPLRRIVPGYGGLDLAALVLIWLLSAVELGLMALVVGLDRSLFGAFGWAIPSMAELFINIFLFAILIRVILSWVNPDPYNPATALLDRLTAPVMRPAQRVIRPIGGIDLAPMLVMIGLVLLNMLLIPPLKWLVASPF